The Luteolibacter arcticus genome includes a window with the following:
- a CDS encoding TIM44-like domain-containing protein — protein MKPRSALLCLPAFLGLLLWLGLGISEDAAARAGGAGGGSTSSKSSGSKSSGSRSSGSRSSGSKSSGRSSYRSNYSGGSSSRGSSYGSSGSRGTSGSGSLKFTFVLLTIGVGVAVAAVILHRRSMAARFPPPTERERSRIRTAPINGPRGLDEFLHAHPDFDPGAFAAKVRSAFMKIQRAWTEQDLSSVRPFLSDGMYQRFATQFRMMELLKQRNVLDEIQVFGAHPIDYRIDGAFDVIDVWISAAMSDSFTCELDPSMNSESHDPFIEHWSFIRKRGAADSGFDIVSDKNCPSCAAELPADMGELCRCTHCQVLVNSGDFDWVLAEITQEADYDIGSRMTPLVSPELEEAMAAVAGKCPDFSRQVVEDKASNAFMQIMTAYATRNPASVRRFVTDELFAGLSAKIPDHGSIFHRIYLNECVLLNVGQQGAVHRCDVGLSASMQRAGLLPAGGLALLDAGPRRRDFTLTLERDIDAVPEKGSLYQHQCSACGGRVGDTLDVTCQYCGTALNSTRHEWIVSGFEEN, from the coding sequence ATGAAACCCCGGTCCGCGCTCCTTTGCCTGCCTGCCTTCCTGGGCTTGCTGCTGTGGCTGGGACTCGGGATTTCTGAGGATGCCGCCGCGCGCGCCGGTGGGGCAGGGGGTGGCAGCACCAGTAGCAAAAGCAGCGGTAGCAAGAGCTCGGGCAGCAGGAGCAGTGGTAGCAGAAGCTCCGGAAGCAAGAGCAGTGGCAGGAGTAGCTACCGCAGCAACTACAGCGGTGGTTCGTCGTCCAGAGGATCTTCCTATGGTTCCTCGGGCAGCCGCGGAACTTCCGGGTCGGGTTCGCTGAAATTCACCTTCGTGCTCCTCACCATCGGCGTCGGCGTGGCGGTCGCGGCCGTGATTCTTCACCGCAGGTCGATGGCTGCCCGTTTTCCCCCGCCCACGGAGCGGGAGCGGTCCAGGATCCGGACCGCTCCGATCAACGGGCCCCGTGGCCTGGATGAATTCCTCCACGCCCATCCCGATTTCGATCCCGGCGCGTTCGCGGCCAAGGTCCGCTCCGCCTTCATGAAGATCCAGCGGGCGTGGACGGAGCAGGACCTCTCGAGCGTCCGGCCTTTCCTCTCGGATGGCATGTACCAGCGCTTCGCCACCCAGTTCCGCATGATGGAGCTGCTGAAGCAGCGCAACGTGCTCGATGAGATCCAAGTCTTCGGCGCGCACCCGATCGACTACCGCATCGATGGCGCATTCGATGTGATCGACGTGTGGATTTCCGCCGCCATGTCCGACTCCTTCACCTGCGAGCTGGACCCCTCGATGAATTCGGAAAGCCACGACCCCTTCATCGAACACTGGTCCTTCATCCGCAAGCGCGGCGCAGCGGACTCCGGCTTCGATATCGTCTCGGACAAGAATTGCCCCTCCTGCGCCGCGGAGCTGCCCGCGGACATGGGCGAGTTGTGCCGCTGCACCCACTGCCAGGTGCTGGTGAATAGCGGCGACTTTGATTGGGTGCTGGCCGAGATCACCCAGGAAGCGGACTACGATATCGGCTCCCGGATGACCCCGCTCGTATCCCCGGAGCTGGAGGAAGCCATGGCGGCGGTGGCTGGCAAGTGCCCGGACTTCTCGCGACAGGTCGTGGAGGACAAGGCCAGCAATGCGTTCATGCAGATCATGACGGCCTACGCCACGCGGAATCCCGCCTCCGTCCGCCGTTTCGTGACCGACGAACTCTTCGCAGGCCTTTCCGCGAAGATCCCGGACCATGGCTCGATTTTCCACCGCATCTATCTCAATGAATGCGTGCTCCTCAATGTGGGCCAGCAGGGAGCGGTGCACCGTTGCGACGTGGGGCTATCCGCCAGCATGCAGCGCGCGGGGCTGCTGCCGGCGGGAGGCCTCGCCCTGCTCGATGCCGGGCCACGGCGCCGCGACTTCACGCTCACCCTGGAGCGCGACATCGATGCCGTGCCGGAGAAGGGCTCGCTCTATCAGCACCAGTGCTCCGCCTGCGGCGGCCGCGTCGGCGACACGCTCGACGTGACCTGCCAATACTGCGGCACCGCCCTGAACTCGACCCGCCACGAGTGGATCGTGAGCGGCTTCGAGGAGAATTGA